The Apus apus isolate bApuApu2 chromosome 20, bApuApu2.pri.cur, whole genome shotgun sequence genome includes a region encoding these proteins:
- the PER3 gene encoding period circadian protein homolog 3 isoform X1, with the protein MDVGRLRGGSSERGASWSPAAGTGAVREKAIGPVGTGRPEGERRGDAGSGRTMCAGTISSGTEFNGPGSVRTGTDCCSREPKGCSAGSFVRQSKVNSEQLNWSQSHRDLMMMIREMKRCLPEEKRSSSKPSTISALNYALQCVQQVQANNDFFQALNDRRVFQTDVMTYSIEELVAVASEHTPKNTDTFVAVFSLLSGRMVHISDQAASILNCQKKVLDSCRFVELLVPQDVSVFYTHTDQSHLPLWNMESQTASLCEYAQVKSFFCRIRGGKGQEQETCCYPFRITPYLVHVCTSVHVDAESCCLALAEKIHSGYEAPRIPMDKRIFTTTHTPGCVFLEIDDRAVPLLGYLPQDLIGTSILLYMHPEDRPLMIAIHRKILKFAGQPPFEHLPIRFCTQNGDYVILDTSWSSFVNPWSRKVVFIIGRHKVRTSPLNEDVFATRSKETSSVEKEIRELQGQIYKLLLQNKIIYNFPPPIQPVHSNVSSGYGSLGSNGSYEHYISIASSSDSNGNCAEEIQEPMTLQQVCADVNRIKNLGQQLYIASRSKPQNGGEQVASSEILGGKRHTPSCFLQTLRSDSTEEPGNAFYGDSKKRPRVPSYQQINCVDSIIRYLESCSIPGLKRKCKSSANTSSSSSEDDKQVQQSCQEVEALEAVNSRTPVSADWEEMLKDETTAGLVGAPLADLTLSNKAPSMVSVTSQCSYSSTIVHVPHPESEVTTMEDTTVGSEQIELPHVNAQCLTLVPEDLKPVGLTKETLSAHTQKEEQNYVDKFRQRVLLSPFRTYLQQGSRSNNGHSSGQGNSPSKQMSPASCKKGKRGKFKWQKPQRQSSDSHFSSKNRNSLPWEKRTIQKQSFSPSEMSDLSSSSMNFVHPVGLPVCSDPLSSFPVSSAGEELAFPSLKPESMSSSRCEAPSCPALYSPNIGTFMAVFFQSLPMYAQMPQYVLLPSPQYLYPSSSYPCVTLPPGPPPAPSPGPLHSVDKPLPGSSAASMEDQQEGQCDQALLLSSSRSSSPLQLNLLQEELPKPMELSSSAGVTAHAEASCGNDPEDSGNSASCCAPSEFTDHLLFKDSQLSTSSAASGSESAFSGSLGSGCNKTSGCGTGSGKCSKYFASNDSSEASKEEKNQKAEEKGTAHKSKHESAWAMMNHTPEQVLMTYQMPNRIKEEVLKEDLEKLTVMRKQQPWFTDGQKKELAEVHTWIRTQTVPLQISTQGCVTCDMREASCEAAMADDNMENKGKSLENKGKPPPFLQH; encoded by the exons ATGGACGTGGGCAGGCTCCGGGGCGGCAGCTCGGAACGCGGCGCAAGTTGGTCCCCAGCTGCGGGGACTGGGGCCGTGCGGGAGAAGGCGATCGGCCCTGTAGGCACAGGGAGGCCGGAGGGAGAGCGCCGGGGGGACGCGGGATCAGGGCGCACGATGTGTGCGGGAACCATTTCCAGCGGAACAGAGTTTAACGGGCCCGGCTCCGTCAGAACTGGAACTGATTGCTGCAGCCGCGAACCGaagggctgttcagctggaagTTTCGTGAGACAGAGCAAAGTTAACAG TGAGCAGCTGAATTGGAGCCAGTCTCACAGAGATCTGATGATGATGATCCGAGAAATGAAAAGGTGTTTGCCTGAAGAGAAAAGGAGTTCCAGCAAGCCTAGCACCATCAGTGCTCTCAATTATGCCTTGCAGTGTGTCCAACAGGTCCAAG cAAACAATGACTTTTTCCAGGCTCTGAACGACCGAAGAGTGTTTCAGACAGATGTGATGACGTACAGCATAGAGGAGTTGGTGGCAGTTGCATCTGAACACACTCCAAAAAACACA gaCACATTTGTGGCtgtgttttccttgctttcGGGACGCATGGTGCATATTTCTGATCAGGCAGCATCCATTCTAAACTGTCAGAAGAAAGTGTTGGACTCCTGCCGGTTTGTCGAGCTGCTTGTCCCTCAGGATGTGAGTGTGTTCTACACACACACTGACCAGTCCCACCTGCCACTTTGGAACATGGAAAGTCAAACAG CATCCCTGTGTGAATATGCCCAGGTGAAATCATTTTTCTGCAGGATCAG GGGGGGTAAAGGTCAAGAACAAGAAACATGTTGTTACCCCTTCCGAATCACCCCATACTTGGTCCATGTATGTACTTCTGTCCACGTGGATGCAGAATCCTGCTGCTTAGCTTTGGCTGAGAAAATTCACTCTGGATATGAAG CTCCGCGAATTCCTATGGATAAAAGAATCTTCACCACCACTCACACCCCTGGATGTGTTTTTCTTGAGATAGATGACAG AGCAGTGCCTTTGTTGGGATACTTACCTCAAGATTTAATTGGAACGTCCATACTTCTGTATATGCACCCAGAAGATCGTCCTTTGATGATTGCTATTCACCGGAAAA tcttgaaaTTTGCTGGCCAGCCTCCTTTTGAACATTTGCCTATTAGATTTTGTACTCAAAACGGGGATTATGTCATACTGGATACCAGCTGGTCCAGTTTTGTGAATCCTTGGAGCAGGAAAGTAGTGTTCATCATTGGCCGACACAAAGTCCGGAC AAGTCCTCTGAATGAAGATGTGTTTGCTACAAGAAGCAAGGAAACAAGCAGTGTTGAGAAAGAGATAAGAGAATTGCAAGGACAAATCTacaagctgcttctgcag aacaAGATAATTTACAATTTTCCCCCCCCGATACAGCCAGTTCATAGCAATGTTTCCAGTGGTTACGGAAGCCTTGGAAGCAATGGCTCTTATGAGCACTATATCAGCATAGCATCTTCAAGTGACTCCAATGGGAATTGTGCAGAGGAAATACAGGAACCA ATGACATTGCAACAAGTTTGTGCAGATGTCAACCGAATAAAGAATCTGGGACAGCAGCTGTATATTGCATCCAGGAGCAAGCCACAGAATGGAGGTGAACAGGTTGCGAGCTCAGAAATCCTAGGAG ggAAGAGGCACACcccttcctgttttcttcagacATTGAGAAGTGATAGCACAGAAGAACCAGGCAATGCATTTTATGGGGATTCAAAGAAGCGTCCACGTGTTCCTTCCTATCAGCAGATCAATTGTGTTGATAGTATCATCAG ATATCTAGAGAGCTGTAGTATTCCAGGattgaaaaggaaatgtaaatCTTCTGCAAatacatcatcatcatcttcagaAGATGACAAGCAAGTCCAGCAAAGTTGTCAGGAAGTTGAGGCGTTGGaag CAGTTAATTCCCGAACTCCAGTATCTGCTGACTGGGAAGAGATGCTGAAAGATGAGACAACTGCAGGCCTGGTGGGAGCTCCTCTGGCAGACCTGACCCTGTCCAACAAGGCTCCAAGCATGGTGTCTGTCACCAGCCAGTGCAGTTACAGCAGCACCATAGTGCATGTCCCACATCCTGAATCAG AAGTGACTACAATGGAGGATACTACTGTTGGAAGTGAACAAATTGAGCTGCCTCATGTGAATGCTCAGTGTCTCACTCTGGTACCTGAGGACTTAAAGCCAGTTGGGCTAACAAAGGAGACGTTGTCAGCCCACACTCAAAAGGAGGAGCAGAACTATGTTGACAAGTTCCGTCAGAGGGTCTTGCTCTCTCCATTTAGGACTTACCTTCAGCAGGGGAGTAGAAGTAACAATGGACATTCCAGTGGCCAAG gAAATTCCCCTTCAAAACAGATGAGCCCGGCTAGCTGTAAAAAAGGCAAACGTGGAAAATTCAAGTGGCAGAAACCTCAGAGACAGTCCTCAGATAGCCACTTTTCTAGTAAAAATAGGAATAGTCTTCCATGGGAGAAGAGGACAATCCAGAAACAGTCATTCTCTCCCTCAGAAATGTCTGATCTGAGCTCCTCCAGTATGAATTTTGTTCATCCAGTGGGACTGCCTGTCTGTTCAGATCCTCTGTCTAGTTTTCCAGTCTCttctgcaggagaggagcttGCTTTTCCCTCATTAAAACCTGAGTCCATGTCATCCTCACGCTGTGAAGCACCATCCTGCCCAGCACTTTATTCTCCGAACATAGGCACATTTATGGCTGTGTTTTTTCAGAGTTTACCTATGTATGCACAGATGCCTCAATATGTCCTGCTTCCTAGCCCTCAGTACCTTTATCCCTCCTCTTCATATCCATGCGTTACACTACCTCCAGGCCCCCCTCCTGCTCCATCACCAGGACCACTGCACTCTGTGGATAAGCCCTTACCAGGCTCTTCTGCCGCATCCATGGAGGACCAGCAAGAGGGCCAGTGTGACCAGGCCTTGCTGCTGAGTAGCTCACGGAGCAGCTCCCCACTTCAGCTGAACTTGCTTCAAGAAGAGTTGCCAAAACCAATGGAGCTCTCCTCTAGTGCTGGTGTCACAGCGCATGCAGAAGCTTCATGT GGCAATGATCCAGAAGATAGTGGTAACAGTGCTAGCTGTTGTGCTCCTAGTGAGTTCACGGACCACTTGCTGTTCAAGGACTCCCAGTTGAGTACAAGTTCAGCAGCATCAGGCAGTGAATCAGCTTTTTCTGGTTCTTTAGGCTCTGGCTGCAACAAGACTTCTGGTTGTGGCACAG GTAGTGGGAAATGCAGCAAATATTTTGCCAGTAATGATTCTTCTGAAGCTTCCAAAGAAGAGAAGaatcagaaagcagaagaaaaagggacAGCTCATAAATCCAAACATGAGTCAGCCTGGGCGATGATGAATCACACACCTGAGCAAGTTCTAATGACTTACCAAATGCCAAACAG AATTAAAGAGGAGGTTTTAAAGGAGGATCTGGAGAAACTGACAGTCATGAGAAAGCAACAGCCTTGGTTTACAGATGGGCAAAAGAAGGAGCTTGCAGAGGTGCATACGTGGATCCGGACTCAGACTGTTCCACTGCAAATCAGCACCCAA GGTTGTGTTACATGTGACATGAGGGAAGCAAGTTGTGAGGCTGCAATGGCTGATGACAATATGGAAAACAAGGGGAAATCGCTGGAAAACAAGGGGAAACCACCTCCATTCTTGCAACACTGA
- the PER3 gene encoding period circadian protein homolog 3 isoform X4: MDVGRLRGGSSERGASWSPAAGTGAVREKAIGPVGTGRPEGERRGDAGSGRTMCAGTISSGTEFNGPGSVRTGTDCCSREPKGCSAGSFVRQSKVNSEQLNWSQSHRDLMMMIREMKRCLPEEKRSSSKPSTISALNYALQCVQQVQANNDFFQALNDRRVFQTDVMTYSIEELVAVASEHTPKNTDTFVAVFSLLSGRMVHISDQAASILNCQKKVLDSCRFVELLVPQDVSVFYTHTDQSHLPLWNMESQTASLCEYAQVKSFFCRIRGGKGQEQETCCYPFRITPYLVHVCTSVHVDAESCCLALAEKIHSGYEAPRIPMDKRIFTTTHTPGCVFLEIDDRAVPLLGYLPQDLIGTSILLYMHPEDRPLMIAIHRKILKFAGQPPFEHLPIRFCTQNGDYVILDTSWSSFVNPWSRKVVFIIGRHKVRTSPLNEDVFATRSKETSSVEKEIRELQGQIYKLLLQNKIIYNFPPPIQPVHSNVSSGYGSLGSNGSYEHYISIASSSDSNGNCAEEIQEPMTLQQVCADVNRIKNLGQQLYIASRSKPQNGGEQVASSEILGGKRHTPSCFLQTLRSDSTEEPGNAFYGDSKKRPRVPSYQQINCVDSIIRYLESCSIPGLKRKCKSSANTSSSSSEDDKQVQQSCQEVEALEAVNSRTPVSADWEEMLKDETTAGLVGAPLADLTLSNKAPSMVSVTSQCSYSSTIVHVPHPESGNSPSKQMSPASCKKGKRGKFKWQKPQRQSSDSHFSSKNRNSLPWEKRTIQKQSFSPSEMSDLSSSSMNFVHPVGLPVCSDPLSSFPVSSAGEELAFPSLKPESMSSSRCEAPSCPALYSPNIGTFMAVFFQSLPMYAQMPQYVLLPSPQYLYPSSSYPCVTLPPGPPPAPSPGPLHSVDKPLPGSSAASMEDQQEGQCDQALLLSSSRSSSPLQLNLLQEELPKPMELSSSAGVTAHAEASCGNDPEDSGNSASCCAPSEFTDHLLFKDSQLSTSSAASGSESAFSGSLGSGCNKTSGCGTGSGKCSKYFASNDSSEASKEEKNQKAEEKGTAHKSKHESAWAMMNHTPEQVLMTYQMPNRIKEEVLKEDLEKLTVMRKQQPWFTDGQKKELAEVHTWIRTQTVPLQISTQGCVTCDMREASCEAAMADDNMENKGKSLENKGKPPPFLQH, translated from the exons ATGGACGTGGGCAGGCTCCGGGGCGGCAGCTCGGAACGCGGCGCAAGTTGGTCCCCAGCTGCGGGGACTGGGGCCGTGCGGGAGAAGGCGATCGGCCCTGTAGGCACAGGGAGGCCGGAGGGAGAGCGCCGGGGGGACGCGGGATCAGGGCGCACGATGTGTGCGGGAACCATTTCCAGCGGAACAGAGTTTAACGGGCCCGGCTCCGTCAGAACTGGAACTGATTGCTGCAGCCGCGAACCGaagggctgttcagctggaagTTTCGTGAGACAGAGCAAAGTTAACAG TGAGCAGCTGAATTGGAGCCAGTCTCACAGAGATCTGATGATGATGATCCGAGAAATGAAAAGGTGTTTGCCTGAAGAGAAAAGGAGTTCCAGCAAGCCTAGCACCATCAGTGCTCTCAATTATGCCTTGCAGTGTGTCCAACAGGTCCAAG cAAACAATGACTTTTTCCAGGCTCTGAACGACCGAAGAGTGTTTCAGACAGATGTGATGACGTACAGCATAGAGGAGTTGGTGGCAGTTGCATCTGAACACACTCCAAAAAACACA gaCACATTTGTGGCtgtgttttccttgctttcGGGACGCATGGTGCATATTTCTGATCAGGCAGCATCCATTCTAAACTGTCAGAAGAAAGTGTTGGACTCCTGCCGGTTTGTCGAGCTGCTTGTCCCTCAGGATGTGAGTGTGTTCTACACACACACTGACCAGTCCCACCTGCCACTTTGGAACATGGAAAGTCAAACAG CATCCCTGTGTGAATATGCCCAGGTGAAATCATTTTTCTGCAGGATCAG GGGGGGTAAAGGTCAAGAACAAGAAACATGTTGTTACCCCTTCCGAATCACCCCATACTTGGTCCATGTATGTACTTCTGTCCACGTGGATGCAGAATCCTGCTGCTTAGCTTTGGCTGAGAAAATTCACTCTGGATATGAAG CTCCGCGAATTCCTATGGATAAAAGAATCTTCACCACCACTCACACCCCTGGATGTGTTTTTCTTGAGATAGATGACAG AGCAGTGCCTTTGTTGGGATACTTACCTCAAGATTTAATTGGAACGTCCATACTTCTGTATATGCACCCAGAAGATCGTCCTTTGATGATTGCTATTCACCGGAAAA tcttgaaaTTTGCTGGCCAGCCTCCTTTTGAACATTTGCCTATTAGATTTTGTACTCAAAACGGGGATTATGTCATACTGGATACCAGCTGGTCCAGTTTTGTGAATCCTTGGAGCAGGAAAGTAGTGTTCATCATTGGCCGACACAAAGTCCGGAC AAGTCCTCTGAATGAAGATGTGTTTGCTACAAGAAGCAAGGAAACAAGCAGTGTTGAGAAAGAGATAAGAGAATTGCAAGGACAAATCTacaagctgcttctgcag aacaAGATAATTTACAATTTTCCCCCCCCGATACAGCCAGTTCATAGCAATGTTTCCAGTGGTTACGGAAGCCTTGGAAGCAATGGCTCTTATGAGCACTATATCAGCATAGCATCTTCAAGTGACTCCAATGGGAATTGTGCAGAGGAAATACAGGAACCA ATGACATTGCAACAAGTTTGTGCAGATGTCAACCGAATAAAGAATCTGGGACAGCAGCTGTATATTGCATCCAGGAGCAAGCCACAGAATGGAGGTGAACAGGTTGCGAGCTCAGAAATCCTAGGAG ggAAGAGGCACACcccttcctgttttcttcagacATTGAGAAGTGATAGCACAGAAGAACCAGGCAATGCATTTTATGGGGATTCAAAGAAGCGTCCACGTGTTCCTTCCTATCAGCAGATCAATTGTGTTGATAGTATCATCAG ATATCTAGAGAGCTGTAGTATTCCAGGattgaaaaggaaatgtaaatCTTCTGCAAatacatcatcatcatcttcagaAGATGACAAGCAAGTCCAGCAAAGTTGTCAGGAAGTTGAGGCGTTGGaag CAGTTAATTCCCGAACTCCAGTATCTGCTGACTGGGAAGAGATGCTGAAAGATGAGACAACTGCAGGCCTGGTGGGAGCTCCTCTGGCAGACCTGACCCTGTCCAACAAGGCTCCAAGCATGGTGTCTGTCACCAGCCAGTGCAGTTACAGCAGCACCATAGTGCATGTCCCACATCCTGAATCAG gAAATTCCCCTTCAAAACAGATGAGCCCGGCTAGCTGTAAAAAAGGCAAACGTGGAAAATTCAAGTGGCAGAAACCTCAGAGACAGTCCTCAGATAGCCACTTTTCTAGTAAAAATAGGAATAGTCTTCCATGGGAGAAGAGGACAATCCAGAAACAGTCATTCTCTCCCTCAGAAATGTCTGATCTGAGCTCCTCCAGTATGAATTTTGTTCATCCAGTGGGACTGCCTGTCTGTTCAGATCCTCTGTCTAGTTTTCCAGTCTCttctgcaggagaggagcttGCTTTTCCCTCATTAAAACCTGAGTCCATGTCATCCTCACGCTGTGAAGCACCATCCTGCCCAGCACTTTATTCTCCGAACATAGGCACATTTATGGCTGTGTTTTTTCAGAGTTTACCTATGTATGCACAGATGCCTCAATATGTCCTGCTTCCTAGCCCTCAGTACCTTTATCCCTCCTCTTCATATCCATGCGTTACACTACCTCCAGGCCCCCCTCCTGCTCCATCACCAGGACCACTGCACTCTGTGGATAAGCCCTTACCAGGCTCTTCTGCCGCATCCATGGAGGACCAGCAAGAGGGCCAGTGTGACCAGGCCTTGCTGCTGAGTAGCTCACGGAGCAGCTCCCCACTTCAGCTGAACTTGCTTCAAGAAGAGTTGCCAAAACCAATGGAGCTCTCCTCTAGTGCTGGTGTCACAGCGCATGCAGAAGCTTCATGT GGCAATGATCCAGAAGATAGTGGTAACAGTGCTAGCTGTTGTGCTCCTAGTGAGTTCACGGACCACTTGCTGTTCAAGGACTCCCAGTTGAGTACAAGTTCAGCAGCATCAGGCAGTGAATCAGCTTTTTCTGGTTCTTTAGGCTCTGGCTGCAACAAGACTTCTGGTTGTGGCACAG GTAGTGGGAAATGCAGCAAATATTTTGCCAGTAATGATTCTTCTGAAGCTTCCAAAGAAGAGAAGaatcagaaagcagaagaaaaagggacAGCTCATAAATCCAAACATGAGTCAGCCTGGGCGATGATGAATCACACACCTGAGCAAGTTCTAATGACTTACCAAATGCCAAACAG AATTAAAGAGGAGGTTTTAAAGGAGGATCTGGAGAAACTGACAGTCATGAGAAAGCAACAGCCTTGGTTTACAGATGGGCAAAAGAAGGAGCTTGCAGAGGTGCATACGTGGATCCGGACTCAGACTGTTCCACTGCAAATCAGCACCCAA GGTTGTGTTACATGTGACATGAGGGAAGCAAGTTGTGAGGCTGCAATGGCTGATGACAATATGGAAAACAAGGGGAAATCGCTGGAAAACAAGGGGAAACCACCTCCATTCTTGCAACACTGA
- the PER3 gene encoding period circadian protein homolog 3 isoform X5: MPCSVSNRSKALNDRRVFQTDVMTYSIEELVAVASEHTPKNTDTFVAVFSLLSGRMVHISDQAASILNCQKKVLDSCRFVELLVPQDVSVFYTHTDQSHLPLWNMESQTASLCEYAQVKSFFCRIRGGKGQEQETCCYPFRITPYLVHVCTSVHVDAESCCLALAEKIHSGYEAPRIPMDKRIFTTTHTPGCVFLEIDDRAVPLLGYLPQDLIGTSILLYMHPEDRPLMIAIHRKILKFAGQPPFEHLPIRFCTQNGDYVILDTSWSSFVNPWSRKVVFIIGRHKVRTSPLNEDVFATRSKETSSVEKEIRELQGQIYKLLLQNKIIYNFPPPIQPVHSNVSSGYGSLGSNGSYEHYISIASSSDSNGNCAEEIQEPMTLQQVCADVNRIKNLGQQLYIASRSKPQNGGEQVASSEILGGKRHTPSCFLQTLRSDSTEEPGNAFYGDSKKRPRVPSYQQINCVDSIIRYLESCSIPGLKRKCKSSANTSSSSSEDDKQVQQSCQEVEALEAVNSRTPVSADWEEMLKDETTAGLVGAPLADLTLSNKAPSMVSVTSQCSYSSTIVHVPHPESEVTTMEDTTVGSEQIELPHVNAQCLTLVPEDLKPVGLTKETLSAHTQKEEQNYVDKFRQRVLLSPFRTYLQQGSRSNNGHSSGQGNSPSKQMSPASCKKGKRGKFKWQKPQRQSSDSHFSSKNRNSLPWEKRTIQKQSFSPSEMSDLSSSSMNFVHPVGLPVCSDPLSSFPVSSAGEELAFPSLKPESMSSSRCEAPSCPALYSPNIGTFMAVFFQSLPMYAQMPQYVLLPSPQYLYPSSSYPCVTLPPGPPPAPSPGPLHSVDKPLPGSSAASMEDQQEGQCDQALLLSSSRSSSPLQLNLLQEELPKPMELSSSAGVTAHAEASCGNDPEDSGNSASCCAPSEFTDHLLFKDSQLSTSSAASGSESAFSGSLGSGCNKTSGCGTGSGKCSKYFASNDSSEASKEEKNQKAEEKGTAHKSKHESAWAMMNHTPEQVLMTYQMPNRIKEEVLKEDLEKLTVMRKQQPWFTDGQKKELAEVHTWIRTQTVPLQISTQGCVTCDMREASCEAAMADDNMENKGKSLENKGKPPPFLQH; encoded by the exons ATGCCTTGCAGTGTGTCCAACAGGTCCAAG GCTCTGAACGACCGAAGAGTGTTTCAGACAGATGTGATGACGTACAGCATAGAGGAGTTGGTGGCAGTTGCATCTGAACACACTCCAAAAAACACA gaCACATTTGTGGCtgtgttttccttgctttcGGGACGCATGGTGCATATTTCTGATCAGGCAGCATCCATTCTAAACTGTCAGAAGAAAGTGTTGGACTCCTGCCGGTTTGTCGAGCTGCTTGTCCCTCAGGATGTGAGTGTGTTCTACACACACACTGACCAGTCCCACCTGCCACTTTGGAACATGGAAAGTCAAACAG CATCCCTGTGTGAATATGCCCAGGTGAAATCATTTTTCTGCAGGATCAG GGGGGGTAAAGGTCAAGAACAAGAAACATGTTGTTACCCCTTCCGAATCACCCCATACTTGGTCCATGTATGTACTTCTGTCCACGTGGATGCAGAATCCTGCTGCTTAGCTTTGGCTGAGAAAATTCACTCTGGATATGAAG CTCCGCGAATTCCTATGGATAAAAGAATCTTCACCACCACTCACACCCCTGGATGTGTTTTTCTTGAGATAGATGACAG AGCAGTGCCTTTGTTGGGATACTTACCTCAAGATTTAATTGGAACGTCCATACTTCTGTATATGCACCCAGAAGATCGTCCTTTGATGATTGCTATTCACCGGAAAA tcttgaaaTTTGCTGGCCAGCCTCCTTTTGAACATTTGCCTATTAGATTTTGTACTCAAAACGGGGATTATGTCATACTGGATACCAGCTGGTCCAGTTTTGTGAATCCTTGGAGCAGGAAAGTAGTGTTCATCATTGGCCGACACAAAGTCCGGAC AAGTCCTCTGAATGAAGATGTGTTTGCTACAAGAAGCAAGGAAACAAGCAGTGTTGAGAAAGAGATAAGAGAATTGCAAGGACAAATCTacaagctgcttctgcag aacaAGATAATTTACAATTTTCCCCCCCCGATACAGCCAGTTCATAGCAATGTTTCCAGTGGTTACGGAAGCCTTGGAAGCAATGGCTCTTATGAGCACTATATCAGCATAGCATCTTCAAGTGACTCCAATGGGAATTGTGCAGAGGAAATACAGGAACCA ATGACATTGCAACAAGTTTGTGCAGATGTCAACCGAATAAAGAATCTGGGACAGCAGCTGTATATTGCATCCAGGAGCAAGCCACAGAATGGAGGTGAACAGGTTGCGAGCTCAGAAATCCTAGGAG ggAAGAGGCACACcccttcctgttttcttcagacATTGAGAAGTGATAGCACAGAAGAACCAGGCAATGCATTTTATGGGGATTCAAAGAAGCGTCCACGTGTTCCTTCCTATCAGCAGATCAATTGTGTTGATAGTATCATCAG ATATCTAGAGAGCTGTAGTATTCCAGGattgaaaaggaaatgtaaatCTTCTGCAAatacatcatcatcatcttcagaAGATGACAAGCAAGTCCAGCAAAGTTGTCAGGAAGTTGAGGCGTTGGaag CAGTTAATTCCCGAACTCCAGTATCTGCTGACTGGGAAGAGATGCTGAAAGATGAGACAACTGCAGGCCTGGTGGGAGCTCCTCTGGCAGACCTGACCCTGTCCAACAAGGCTCCAAGCATGGTGTCTGTCACCAGCCAGTGCAGTTACAGCAGCACCATAGTGCATGTCCCACATCCTGAATCAG AAGTGACTACAATGGAGGATACTACTGTTGGAAGTGAACAAATTGAGCTGCCTCATGTGAATGCTCAGTGTCTCACTCTGGTACCTGAGGACTTAAAGCCAGTTGGGCTAACAAAGGAGACGTTGTCAGCCCACACTCAAAAGGAGGAGCAGAACTATGTTGACAAGTTCCGTCAGAGGGTCTTGCTCTCTCCATTTAGGACTTACCTTCAGCAGGGGAGTAGAAGTAACAATGGACATTCCAGTGGCCAAG gAAATTCCCCTTCAAAACAGATGAGCCCGGCTAGCTGTAAAAAAGGCAAACGTGGAAAATTCAAGTGGCAGAAACCTCAGAGACAGTCCTCAGATAGCCACTTTTCTAGTAAAAATAGGAATAGTCTTCCATGGGAGAAGAGGACAATCCAGAAACAGTCATTCTCTCCCTCAGAAATGTCTGATCTGAGCTCCTCCAGTATGAATTTTGTTCATCCAGTGGGACTGCCTGTCTGTTCAGATCCTCTGTCTAGTTTTCCAGTCTCttctgcaggagaggagcttGCTTTTCCCTCATTAAAACCTGAGTCCATGTCATCCTCACGCTGTGAAGCACCATCCTGCCCAGCACTTTATTCTCCGAACATAGGCACATTTATGGCTGTGTTTTTTCAGAGTTTACCTATGTATGCACAGATGCCTCAATATGTCCTGCTTCCTAGCCCTCAGTACCTTTATCCCTCCTCTTCATATCCATGCGTTACACTACCTCCAGGCCCCCCTCCTGCTCCATCACCAGGACCACTGCACTCTGTGGATAAGCCCTTACCAGGCTCTTCTGCCGCATCCATGGAGGACCAGCAAGAGGGCCAGTGTGACCAGGCCTTGCTGCTGAGTAGCTCACGGAGCAGCTCCCCACTTCAGCTGAACTTGCTTCAAGAAGAGTTGCCAAAACCAATGGAGCTCTCCTCTAGTGCTGGTGTCACAGCGCATGCAGAAGCTTCATGT GGCAATGATCCAGAAGATAGTGGTAACAGTGCTAGCTGTTGTGCTCCTAGTGAGTTCACGGACCACTTGCTGTTCAAGGACTCCCAGTTGAGTACAAGTTCAGCAGCATCAGGCAGTGAATCAGCTTTTTCTGGTTCTTTAGGCTCTGGCTGCAACAAGACTTCTGGTTGTGGCACAG GTAGTGGGAAATGCAGCAAATATTTTGCCAGTAATGATTCTTCTGAAGCTTCCAAAGAAGAGAAGaatcagaaagcagaagaaaaagggacAGCTCATAAATCCAAACATGAGTCAGCCTGGGCGATGATGAATCACACACCTGAGCAAGTTCTAATGACTTACCAAATGCCAAACAG AATTAAAGAGGAGGTTTTAAAGGAGGATCTGGAGAAACTGACAGTCATGAGAAAGCAACAGCCTTGGTTTACAGATGGGCAAAAGAAGGAGCTTGCAGAGGTGCATACGTGGATCCGGACTCAGACTGTTCCACTGCAAATCAGCACCCAA GGTTGTGTTACATGTGACATGAGGGAAGCAAGTTGTGAGGCTGCAATGGCTGATGACAATATGGAAAACAAGGGGAAATCGCTGGAAAACAAGGGGAAACCACCTCCATTCTTGCAACACTGA